The region ACCTCGGTGCTGAACAGGCTGCAGGCGCTCAGTGACAGAATGAGCGTGAGGGTGAAGGCGATGTCTGCGGGTCGTCGCATCATGCGCGGGCTCCGAGCTTGTGTGAGGCCAGATCGTAGCCGCGATCACGATAGAACTTGAACCGTGCGCGCGACCGCGCGCGGGTTTCGGCGTCGCCGTGGACGATTTCCAGCACGCGTTGGAAGCGGCTGAAGAAAGCGGGAACCTCATCGCCCAGATTCAGCAGCACGTCGTGATGGCTGGAAGGCGGATCGCCGGCACCGATCAGCACCGACGCCAGCGCCATGTCCTCGCCCTTGGCCTCGACGCGCTCATGCGAGACGAAGCTGCCCTGCTTGAAGGTCCAGAGTGCCGCGTCGATGTCGTCCGCCAGCGCCGGGTTGGGCACATAGGCATAGATTCGAAGCCGTTCGCCTGCCGCCCGCTCACACAGCCGGCAGGCCGTCAGCACCGGACCGATATCCTCGGTTTCGGGCAGCACATAGAAGTCGACGCGGGTCATGCCGGAAAAGCCGGGACCGGGGGGCCGGGGGTGCGGCTCGCTGCGGGCTTCACCCTTCTTTCTTCGCCGCGAAATCCAGCAGGAACTGCATCAAAAGCCCTACCGGTCGACCGGTCGCGCCCTTGGGGCTGGACTTCCAGGCGCTGCCGGCGATGTCCAGGTGCGCCCAACGCAGCTTGCGCGTGAAGCGGTGCAGGAAACTGGCGGCGGTGATGGCGCCGGCGTCACGTCCGCCGACATTGGCCACATCCGCAAACGGCGAGCGCAGCTGTGTCTGGTATTCCTCCCACAGCGGCAGTTCCCAGGCGCGGTCGCCGATGAAGTCGCCGGCGTTGAGCAGGCGTCGCGCCAGCCCCGGCTGGTTGCTGAACAGGCCGGTGGCGTGCTGACCCAATGCGACCACGCAGGCGCCGGTCAGCGTCGCCATGTCGACCACGTATTCCGGATCGTAGTTCTTCTCGACATAGCTCAGAGCGTCGCAAAGAATCAGGCGGCCTTCGGCATCGGTGTTGAGCACTTCGATGGTGAGGCCCGACATGCTGGTGACGATGTCGCCCGGCTTGAGCGCCTGGCCGTCCGGCAGATTCTCGGAGGCCGGCACCACGCCGATCACGTTGATCGCCGGACCGAGTTCGGCCAGCGCCTTGAACGTGCCGAGCACGCTGCCGCCACCGCACATGTCGTACTTCATTTCGTCCATCGCCGCCGCCGGCTTGATCGAGATGCCGCCAGCGTCGAAGGTCAGGCCCTTGCCGACCAGTGCGATCGGCTTCTCGCCCTTGGCGCCACCGTTGTATTCAAGCACGATCAGCTTCGGCGGCTGACGGCTGCCGCGCGACACCGACAGCAGCGCACCCATGCCGAGTTTTTCCATGTCCGCCTGTTCGAGCACCTTGGCCTTGACCGACTTGTACTGCTTGGCGAGACCCTGGGCGACTTCGGCGAGATAGCTCGGCGTGCAGTAGTTTCCGGGAAGATTGCCGAGATTCTTGGCCAGATCGACACCGGCGCCGATCGCCATGGCTTCGCTGAGCCCGCGTTCGGCGGCCGGCAGGTCGGAGCGGCGCGGCACGTCGAAGGTCAGCCGCTCCAGCTTGTAGACCGGAAGCGTGCGACGCGCTGCGGTGCCGCGGCATTCATCGAAACGGTAGTAGCTGTCCAGCGTACTGAGCATCGCCTGGAGTACGTTCCAGTGGAAATCGCGCCCCTTGACCGGCAGGTGCGTGAGGTAAGATGCCGCGTCGATTGCGCCGGTCTGGCGGACGGCGCGCACGGAGGTTTGGATCGCCTTGCGATAGGCCGCCTCGTTGAAATCGCGCTCGCGCCCCAGGCCGACAAGCAGCACGCGGTCGCCGAACATGTTGGGCAGATTGTGCAGGACCAGCGTGGAGCCGGCCTTGCCGTCCATATCGCCGCGGCGCAGCGCCGAGCCGATAGCGCCTTCGCTGACGGCGTCGAGCACGGCGGCGGCTTCGGTCGGCTTGCGCCGGTCGAAGATGCCAACCACGACGCAACCGACGCGTTGTTTTTCTGGATTTCCGCTTTTGACAAAATATTCCACGAAGGGCTCCGTTGAATCTGACCGGTTTCGATTTTTGGACTTTGAGGGCGCCGCCGGCGGAAGCGGGGGTGTCGCGCGGACGCCGCGAAGTCTCGGCTTTTCCAGTGCATTTTTCGAATCCGCACCGGATTTTGAGCCCGCATTGTAATGAGCGACTCAAGAATCACCAAGCGGTGTCCCAGGCATTGTGCGAACTGCTCAATTTGTCGTGGGTCGTCCATGGTCGGGAATGGGGGATTTTTGATCTCCGAATTCAGAACTTCTGGAGTGTGACTTGACCGGCGGTGTACTCAATCGTTACCTGATGCGGGAAGGGGCAGCGTCCTGGCTGGCGGTCACCGGCGTATTGCTGGCGATCATGCTGTCCACGCGCTTCATCCGCTTTCTGTCAATGGCCGCGGCCGGCGAACTGCCGCGCCAGCTGCTGCTCAAGGTCGTTGGCCTGTCGGCTTTGCACTATCTGTTGATCCTGATTCCGGTGTCGCTGCTGTTGGGTGTGATGCTCGCGCTGGGGCGGCTCTACAGGGACCAGGAGATTTCCGCGATGACCGCTTGCGGCGTCGGTCTGGGCGGTCTGTACCGGCCGTTCATCGGTCTGGCGCTGGCGCTGGCGGGCCTGACCGCGCTGCTTTCATTTCAGATTGGTCCCTGGTCTGGGCGCATCGTCGATCAACTGGTCAAGGATTCGCGTCGCCTGGTTCAATTCGCACCGTTCGAACCCGGGGCCTTCAAGGATCTCGGGGATGGCCGCGCGACGTTCTATACGCAGTCGATGAGCGGCGATGCCGGCGAGCTCGAGAACATTTTCGTGCGGGTCGACGATCCCGAATACTCGGGTGTGATCACCGCACATGCCGGCGAGCAGGCCATCGACAGCGAAAGCGGTGAGCGTAAGATCACGCTCACGGACGGCCAGCGCTACGTTGGCACGCCCGGGCGCGCCGACTACGAAATCATGCGCTTCAAGCGCTTCGGCATGCGTGTGCAGCCTCCCGATGTCCTGTACGTGGCGGGCAAACACAAGCTCGCGACGACTTCGGCGCTGCTGGCCTCCGGCGAACCGGAAGACTTGGCGGAACTGCACTGGCGCATTTCGGCGCCGATCGCGGTGCTGATCCTGGTGCTGCTGGCGGTGCCGTTGTCGCATGCCTCGCCGCGTTCGGGCCGCTACGGCAAGATCGTGCTCGGCATCCTGGTGTATCTGGTGTACTCCAACCTGTTGGCGCTGGGCCAGGTGGGCATTGCCGACGGCAAGATTCCCTCGGCGCTGGGCCTGTGGTGGGTGCACGCGATCTTCCTGGCGCTGGCGCTGGCGCTGATCGCGCAACGCGCCGGTTGGTTCGCACGCAGGCGCGCCTCATGAATCGTCTCGACCGCTACATCATCGCCAACGTGCTGGGCCTGACGGCGGTGACCGCGCTGGGGCTCACCGCGATCCAGACTTTCATCGCTTTCGTTTCCGAAGCCGGCGAACTGGGGGGTGATTTCGGCTTTGTCGAACTGGGCCTTTACATCGTGCTGCTGGTGCCCTCAGGCCTGCTGACGATGCTGCCGATGATCGCACTGCTGGGCACCCTGCTGGGGCTGGGCGCACTGGCCAGCCAGGGTGAACTGGTGGCGATGCGCGCGGTCGGGGTGTCGGTGTTGAGACTGGGGCGCGCCACCACGCTGGCCGGCGTGCTGCTCGGCATGGGCGCGTTCATGCTGGGCGACTGGGTGGCGCCGGCCGGGCAGCGTGCGGCGGATACCTTGCGTGATGTCGCCAAGCACGGCGTCGACCCGAACGCGGCGGCCGGACCGGTGTGGCTGCGGCAGGGCAACAATGTGATCCACATCCGCAGTCTGCTCGGTGAAGATCATGTGGCCGACGTCACTGCCTACACCCTCAACGACGACCTGTCGCTGGCCGCCGTGAGCCAGATCGACGATGGCCTTTATCAGGATGGGCGCTGGCGCCTTTCGGGTATCGAGCGCACCGAATTCGGCGACGACCGCACCACCGCCAATTCCATCGAACATGCGGACTGGACGAACGAGGACTTGCCGCCCGATGTGCTGCATCTGTTCGTGCTGGAGGCGGAAAGTCTGTCGATGGGCGGCCTGGTGCGTCTGATCCACTACATGGATGACAACGGCCTCGACTCCGGCGGCTATCGGCTTTCGCTGTGGCGCAAGCTGATCTCGCCGATCAGCGTGGTGGTGATGATGCTGCTGGCGATTCCCTTCGTGCTCGGGCCACTGCGCGATTCCGGTGCCGGCCAGCGTCTGCTGATCGGCATCCTGTTCGGGCTCGGCTACTGGATCGTCAACGAGGTTGTTGCCAGCACCGGTCAGATCTACGGTTGGCCGCCGATGCTCAGCGCCGGACTGCCGACCGCCCTGGTGGCGGTGCTCGCCGTCTGGCGCATGGCACGCTTTCGCTGAGGAAAATATGGCGATCGAGATCGAAAGAAAGTTTCTGGTGCGGGGCGACAGCTGGCGCGCTCAGGCGTACCGCGCGCAGCCGATGCGTCAGGGTTATCTGGTGGAACCGGGCGGTCGCGCCTCGGTCCGGGTGCGCGTCGTCGGCGAGCACGCCCATCTCAACATCAAGGCCGCGATCGTCGGCAGCGCGCGCGCAGAATACGAATACGAGATTCCCCTGGCGGACGCCGAACCGATGTTGGCGAGCTTGTGCATCGGTCGTGTCGACAAGGTACGCCACTACCTTGAGCACGATGGCAGAACCTGGGAGATCGATGTCTTCGAAGGCGACAACGCCGGCCTGGTGGTCGCGGAGATCGAACTCGAAGACGAGGAAGCGTCGTTCACGCGTCCGGCCTGGGTCGGCGATGAAGTGACCGATGACGCGCGCTACTACAACCACGCGCTGGCGCAGACTCCATACACCCGTTGGCCGTGAACCGCCTGCTGGTCGATATCGCCGTACAGCGTTTGCGGCTGCTCGGCGCCCGTGGCGAGCCATTGGCCAGTCAAATACCCCCGGCTTTGCGGGGGTATTTGACTGAATTCAATTCAGGGACACGGACTCAGGATCTTGAAACCGCCAAGTGCCATTCGTTACAGCCCCCTAGTCTTTTCGGAAACTACTTCTTCGCGGTCAGCTTGACCATCATCTTTGAATAACCTTTGACGAAGTTGGACTGGACATACTCTGGCTCACCGACGACTTCAATCTTTTCGAAACGTGCCAGTAATTCCTCCCACAGGATGCGTAGCTGCAACTCTGCCAGACGATTACCCATGCAGCGGTGAACCCCGAATCCGAAAGACAGATGGTTACGCGCGCCCTTGCGATCAATGATGAGCTTCTCGGGCTCGTCGATGACGCGTTCGTCGCGGTTGCCGGAGGCATACCACATGACGACTTTGTCGCCTTTTTTAATCAATTGGCCGTTAACCTCCACATCCTGCGTGGCAATGCGGCGCATATGTGCCAGTGGTGTTTGCCAGCGAATGATTTCGGACACCATGTTCGGAATCAGGCCGGGATTGTTCTTGAGTTTGGCGAACTCGTCCGGGAACTGGTTCAAGGCATAGACGCCGCCAGACATGGAATTGCGGGTAGTATCGTTGCCACCGACAATCAGCAGTATTAAATTGCCCAAAAACTCAAACGGTTTGTTGATTAGATCCTTGGTATCTTCATTGCTTTGCAGCAGGCTGATCAGGTCATAGCCCGGCGCTTCGCCAGCGGCTGCTCTGGCTTCCTTCTCGCGCCAAAGCAGTGAAAACTCTCTGGCCATGTTCGCCATACCACGGAACAGTTCATCCGTATCGTTCGACCCGCCAATTGTCTCGGCACCACTGCCTGCCAGATCGGACCAGTAAACCAGTTTGCGGCGTTGCTCGTAAGGAAAGTCGAGCAGTGTCGCCAACATTCTTGCGGTGAGTTCTACGGAGACTTCATCCACCCAGTTAAAGGGCTTATCCAGTGGTAGATTATCCAGTACCTCCTGCGCACGAGTACGAATCAGCCCTTCCATCTCGTGGAGGTTCTTCGGTGCCACGACCTCTTGTACGGCACGTCTCTGCAAGTCATGCTTGGGCGGATCCATGGCAATGAACATGTCAAGCGAGAGTTCTTTCGGTGTCTGGCCGATGACGATAAAGGGCGCGGAAGAAAACAGTTCGTGGTGCTTGTCCACAAACTGGATGTCTTCATAGCGGGTAATTGACCAGAAAGGGCCGAACAGGCTGTTTTTCTGAAAATGTACCGGGCACTCGTCGCGCAAGCGTTTGAAGTAGGATTCCCACTTGTTTTGCCGGAACAGAAACGGGTTGCTAAGATCAATGTCTTCTAGCGCCAGCGTATCCACATCGGGCACGGGCGTCTCGACGAACTCGGGGAATTTCTTGTAAATGCCAGCCTTGGTCTTGGCCCTGTAGATTAAATGCCCGGCCTTGATTTGCAGGGGCATCGGCACCATGGCCGCGCCTTTTTCAGTTATTCTATTAACGATATTCATTACGATTCCACCTTGATGGCTGAGACGACTACTGAAGCAAGTGATCTACATCTGAAATTCAGGCATCCGCGCAACCATGCCGTCCATATCTTCAGAGGTAGTGATCTGGCAAGCCAAGCGTGAGTTTTCGGCCCGCTCCGGGGTCATGTCCAGCATCTGCAATTCCTCGCTGTTGGCACTGCCGGCGATCTTGATCCAATCGCCTTCGAGAATGACATGGCAGGTACCACAGGCACACTCGCCGCCGCAATCCCCATCTATGCCCGGCACGTTGTTATTCACAGCGGTTCGCATTAGCGATTGGCCCGGTTCTATATCCACCTTGTGTTCTGTGCCGTCGTACTCGATAAAGGTAATCGTGCCCATGACTTGCTCCGCAAATATTGCCTGATTTACCGGTTGCCTGAGTGGCAGCTGGCCGGTACAAATAATAATTGTTCGATTCAGTGAATGCTAGGCTAGGCAATTCCAAGCGATCCAGGAAGGTCAATTATTGACAAGAAGCAGTCATATTGTGACACCATGATCGGTGCGAACTTGTCGCTTCTCTCCGTATGACGTAACCCGAATCCGTGGACCCGAAAGGCCAGAGGGCGGCCGGGAATCCGCAAGCTGTCACTCCGACTCCGTTCTGAGAGCTGGCCCCGAGCATCTGCACAGTGACATAGGTGGATTTTCTGCTCAATGAGGCGAAGATTCGCCTTGAATCAGGAGCAGAAGATGATGATCGACCGCACCCACAGCCTGTCGTTGACGAAGCAGGCGCGCGCCGTCGGCATCAGCCGTGGCAGCGTGTACTACCGGTCGCATCCGGTCAGCGCCGCCGATCTGGCGCTGATGCGCCGGATCGACGAGCTGCACCTCGAATATCCCTTCGCCGGCGCCCGCATGCTGCGCGATCTGCTGGCGCTGGCGGGCGTCGCCGTCGGCCGCAAGCACATCGCCACGCTGATGCGGCGCATGGGCATCGAGGCGATCTACCGCAAGCCCAACACGAGCCGGCGCCATCCCAAGCACCCGATCTACCCGTACCTGCTGCGACATCTGAAGATCGATCGGCCGAACCAGGTCTGGGCCATGGATATCACGTACATCCCAATGGCCAAGGGTTTCGTCTACCTCGCCGCCGTGATCGACTGGCACACGCGCCGCGTGCTGGCCTGGCGCGTGTCGATTTCAATGGAGACGGACTTCTGCATCGAGGCCGTCGAGGACGCGCTGCATCGCTACGGCAAGCCGGAGATCTTCAACACCGATCAGGGCAGCCAATTCACCAGCCTGGCCTTCACCGACCTGCTCAAGCGCAACGACATCGCGATCAGCATGGACGGCCGCGGCTGCTGGCGCGATAACGTCTTCGTCGAGCGGCTCTGGAAGTCGGTCAAGTACGAGGAGGTCTACCTGCACGCCTACGACTCGGTATTGCATGCCAAGACCGCGCTTGGGTGCTACCTCGATTTCTACAACGCCCGGCGACCTCACAGCAGTCTTGATCGCAAGACGCCAGATCAGGTCTACTTCGCAGCACTGTCATTGGCCATGGCAGCTTAAACCCACGCAGAGAATCCACTTATAAATTCAGGCCCGCTGCACAGACGATCAGGGCCAGATCTCTGCCACCGTAACCGCGAAGGCGGGCCTCAAGATTCACGCTGAGCTCGACACCGGTATTCTACCCGACAGGAATCGCAGTGAGCGACGCCGAGATCAATGCCGTCAACCTCCGTCGTACGGACTTCCATGACGAGTGGAACTACGCGATCCTGCCGAAGAGGCGTCGCGCATAAGTAGTCATGCCTCGAATCCTGAATCAGTGGGCCGCTGCCGAACGACTCCGGCAGCGCTGAGTACCTGAGGGCGCGAAGTTCGAGCGTAATGGTGGGATTCGCAAGCTCACCCCAAGCAGCAAAGCCGAGCAAAATTCGGCGCGCGAGGCTCCAAAAGCCCTCACGCGCCGGTGACCGCTGCGGCCGTCAGGCGGTCGCGTCGCGCCGATGCGCCCAAGCGTAGAGGCTGGGCAGCACCAGCAGGCTCAACAGCGTAGCCGAGATGATGCCACCGATCACCACGGTTGCCAGCGGCCGTTGCACTTCGGCGCCGGTGCCGGTGTTGAGCGCCATGGGCACAAACCCCAGCGCCGCGACCAACGCGATCATGAGGATGGGCCGTAAGCGGGTCATCGCACCTTCGAGCACCGACTGCTCCAGACTACGGCCTTCCGACAGTCGCTCGCGGAACATCGAGACCATGACCACGCCGGTGAGTACGGCGACGCCGGACAGGGTGATGAAGCCCACGCCAGCGGTGATCGACAGCGGAATGCCGCGCAGCCACAGCGCCAGAATGCCGCCGGTGAGCGCCAGCGGTACGCCGGAGAAGACGAGCGCGGCATCCTTGACCGAGCCGAAGTTCATCACCAGCACGCCGAAGATCAGCAGCAACGACAGCGGCACGACCTGGGTCAGGCGGTTGGCTGCGGACACCATCTGCTCGAACGTGCCGCCCCAGACCAGGTAGTAAGCCGGCGGCAGTTTCACCGAGGCCTCCACCACGGACTGTGCCTCGCCGACGAAGCTGCCGAGATCGCGTCCGCGCACGTTGGCGGTGACGACGACGCGGCGCTTGCCGTTGTCGCGCGAGATCTGGTTGGGGCCGGTCGTGCGCTGTATGCGGGCGACTTCCGCCAGCGGCACGAAGCCGCCGGCGGGCAAAGCTACCGGCAGGCGCGCCATCTGGGCGGGATCGGAACGGATGGCTTCCGGCAGCCGCACGACGATGTCGAAGCGCGCGTCGCCGTCCATCATCAGTCCGGCAGGCGTGCCGCCGACCGCAGTGGCGACCAGATCCTGCACCTCGGCGAGGCTCAAGCCGTAGCGTGCGAGCCTTGCGCGGTCGGGAATCACCGTCAGCATCGGTAGGCCGTCGACCGGCTCGACCTTGACGTCGGCAGCGCCCGGAACCTGTGACATTACCGCGGCGATACGATCGGCCACCAGGGCGAGCTGCTCCAGATCGTCGCCATGTACCTTCACCGCCACGTCGGAGCGCACGCCGGAGATCAGCTCGTTGAAGCGCATCTGAATTGGTTGTGTAAAGCCATAGGCGGCCCCCGGCACCGCATCCACCGCCGCCGCCATTTCTTCGATCAGCTGCGCCTTGGGTTTGTGCGGGTCCGGCCAATCCGCGTGCGGCTTGAGCATTACGAAAGTGTCGGTTTCCGAAGGTGACATGGGATCGGTCGCCGCTTCGTTGGTGCCGGTGCGCGCGAACACGCGCTGCACTTCGGGCAGCGTCATCAGCGCGGCGTTGACGGATTTCTGCTGCAGCTGCGCTTCTTCAATACCGATGCCGGGCGCGCGCATGGGCTGAATGATCACGTCCCCTTCGTCGAGGTTGGGCATGAATTCGGTGCCCAGCTGCGTCGAAAGCCAGCCACTCGCAACCACCAGCAGCACCGCGGCGCCCACAATCGGCAGCGGAAAGCGGAGCGTGAACGCCAGCACCGGCGCATAAGCGCGCTTGGCGATGCGCACCAGGGCATTGTCCTTTTCGCTGACCGGCCCGGTGAGCAGTACCGCCACGAGCGCGGGCACCAGCGTCACCGACAGCAGCAGCGCTGCGAGCAGGGCCATCACTACGGTCATGGCCATGGGATGGAACATCTTTCCTTCCACGCCGGTGAGCGCAAAAATCGGCAGATTCACCAGCACCACCACCAGCACGCTGATGAAGCTGGGGCGGAACACTTCCTCGGTGGCTTCGCGTACCACGGACAAGCGGTGCGTGAGCGGCAGCAGGCCGCCGCGCCGATGCTGTTCCTGGCCGAGCCGCAGCAGACAGTTTTCCACGATGATCACGGAACCGTCGACGATCAGGCCGAAGTCCAGCGCGCCCAGGCTCATGAGATTGCCGCTGACCTTGCCGGCGACCATGCCGGAAAACGTCATCAGCAGCGACAGCGGGATCACCAGCGCGGTCAGTAGCGCCGCACGCAGATTGCCGAGCATCAGAAACAGTACGGTGACCACCAGCACGGCGCCCTCGATGAGGTTTTTCTGCACCGTCGCCACGGTTTTTTCGACCAGCGCGGTGCGGTCGTACACCGTGAGCGCCTGCACGCCCTGGGGCAGCTGGCGCCGGATTTCCTGCAGCTTCTGGTCCACCGCCTTGGCGACGATGCGGCTGTTCTCACCGATAAGCATGAATGCCGTGGACAGCACCGTTTCCTCGGTGCCGAGCTGGGCGGCGCCGGTGCGCAGCGGGCCGCCGACGCTGACCTGGGCCACGTCGGTGACGGTCACCGGCACGCCGTCGCGGCGGGCAACGACCACCTGGCGCAGATCCGCCATGTCCCGCAGCTGGCCCGGCACGCGCACCAGCAACTGCTCGCCGGCGCGTTCCACGTAGCCCGCGCCACGGTTGGCGTTGTTGGCTTCCAGCGCGGCAACCAGATCGGCAAAGGTGAGTTCGCGTGCGAGCAGCCGCGCGGGATCGGGCAGTACGTGAATCTGCTTGAGCACGCCGCCGATCGAGTCCACTTCGGTTACACCCGGCGTCTGCCGCAGCTGTGGGCGGATCACCCAGTCCTGCAGGGTGCGCAGCGCGGTGGCGTCGTAGGCGCTGCCGTCGGGCTGGCGCGCGCCGGCCTCGGCGGTGACGGCGTACATGTAGATTTCGCCCAAGCCGGTCGCGACCGGGCCGAGTGCGGGTTCCACGTCCGCCGGCAGATTGGCGCGAACTTCCTGCAGGCGCTCGTTGACCACCTGGCGCGCGAACCAGAGGTCGGTACCGTCCTCGAACACGGTGGTGATCTGCGCGAGCCCGTACTTGGAGATTGAGCGCGTCAGCTTGAGGCGGGGCAGACCGCCCAGCGCGGTTTCGATTGGGAAGGTGACGCGGTTTTCGACTTCCAGCGGCGAATACCCGGGCGCGCGCGCGGCGATCATGACCTGCACGTTGGTGATGTCCGGCACTGCGTCCACCGGCAGCAGCTGCCAGGCACGTACGCCGACGGCGCCGATGCCCAGCGCGAGCACCAGCACCAGCCAGCGCCGCGTGACGGCAAAATGTAAGAGGGCGTTGACCATGGCTCAGCCCTCCTCGCCCTGCGTCAGCCATTCCGACTTGAGCAGGTAGCTGCGGCTCACGGCGATGCGCTGGCCCGGCTGCAGGCCTTCGAGAATCTCCACCTCGCGACCGTCGTCCAGCCCCAGGGTGACCGGCTGCGGCATGAAGCCGGCGGCGGTTTCGACGAACACCACCGGACCTGCGTCCAGCGATTGGATTGCTTCGCCGGGCACCACCACAGCGGCCCTGCGGCTTTCGATCACCACCTCGGCGCGCACGAACTGGCCCGGCGCCAAGCGCCCTTCGGGGTTCGGCAGCTTGGCATAGGCCTGTACGGTCTGGCGCTCCCGGTCGATGAGCGGCAGCAGCTGCGCCAGCGTGGTGTGTGCCAGCAGCTGGCCATTGCTGTCCAGCAAGGCCAGTGGCTGGCCGACGCGAACCTTGCCGGCGTCCACCGAAGGCACCGCAAGCCTGGCCCACAGCGTGGAGGCGTCAGCGATCACGAACAGCGCGCGATCGGGGGCGGCGGCGCTACCGCCACGCGCGTCCAGCATCAGCACGCGGCCGGCCATCGGGCTCGTCAGTGTGTAAGACACCAGGCTGTCGTTGGAGTCGATGCGCGCGAGCGCCTGGCCGGCCTTGACCGACTCGCCCAGCGAGACCGAGACCGAGCGCACCGTTCCGGCATAGCGCGGCATTAGTTCCAGATAGTGGCTGGGCGGGATTTCCAGTGAGCCGTAGAGCGCAAGCCGGTTCTGCAGCTCGCCAGGACCGACCTCGGCGACGTCCAGACCGGCTTCGGCCCGGTGTTCGGCGCTAATGACAATCGCCTGGTGCTCCGCTGCGGCATCGGCCGTGGCGGTGGAATCGGGTTCGGTGGAAGAACAAGCCGCCAGTGACAGCGCGGCCAGCAACAGCACAGGCGGCATCGCGCCCGCGAAAATGAAGGTTTTCATCGTGATATTTCTCGTCTGGTTCGGGCGCGGTGTCAGGGCGCGGACAGCGCAGTCATGCGTTCGACGGCGACGCGAAAGCGATGGAAGTCGGCAGCCGTACTGAGCCGTTCCTGCTCCAGCTCCAGCCGCGTGCGGCGCGCATCCAGCCAGTCCAGCTGCGTATAACGCCCGCTTTTGTAGCCTTGCCGCAGCAGGCTCTGCGCGCGCTCGGCCTGGGGTATCAGCTCGATGTCCAGCCGCTCCAGCACCGTCGCGGCGTGCTTGAGTTCCTGCAACAGATCGAACAGCGCGGCTTCGGCGGTGAGCTCGGCGGCAGCACGCGCGGCTTCGCTGCGCACGCTCAGGGCCTCGGCCTCAGCGATTGCGCCTTGCTGACGGTTACGCCAGGGCAGCGGCAGCGTCAGTGTGGCGAGCAGCGCCACATCGTCCGTGGCCTCGAAGCGGCGCAGGCCGATGCCAACCAATGGCTGCATGCGGCTCTGCGTGATGGCATGGGCGGCCTGCGCCTGATGCAGCCGGCCCTCAACGTCGTAGAGCGCAAAGTCGGGACTCAATCGGAGCTGTGCCAGCAAAGCCGGACCGTCGGGCAACCCAGGCAGCGGCAGCAGATCGGCCTCGGCCTGTTCAAAGGCCGGTTCGTGCTCACCCCATTGCGCCGCAAGCAAGCGCCGCTGCACCAGCAGCAAATGCTCGTAGTGCTCCTCCTGCAGCCGCGAACGCTCCAGCGCGACGGCGGCCCGGTTGATTTCCAGCTCGCTGGCCGCACCTGCGCGAACCCGGCGGCGCACCGCCTCCAGCATCGCCTCGGCGTCCTGTACCGCCTGCCCGGCCAGCTTCAAGTTCTGCTGTTGCTCCACCACGTCGATGAACATGCGCGAGGTGGTCGCCGCAACATCCAGCCGCAGCAGAACCTCGCGCGCATCGACCCCGGCGAGTTCGGCGCCGGAAATGCCCAGGCGGGCATCGCGACGGGCGCCGGGTTCCAGCGGCAGCGCCAGTTGGATCGTGGTCTCCAGTTGGGACAGCCCGCGGTGCTCGCCAGTGCCAGGACCATTCTCCAGGGTGGCGATCAATTCGGGGTTGGGCCGCAAGCCCGCTTGCAGACGACGCGCTTCGGCGGCACGGCGCTCCCAGGCCATGACTTCCAGGTCCGGGTGCCC is a window of Banduia mediterranea DNA encoding:
- a CDS encoding leucyl aminopeptidase translates to MEYFVKSGNPEKQRVGCVVVGIFDRRKPTEAAAVLDAVSEGAIGSALRRGDMDGKAGSTLVLHNLPNMFGDRVLLVGLGRERDFNEAAYRKAIQTSVRAVRQTGAIDAASYLTHLPVKGRDFHWNVLQAMLSTLDSYYRFDECRGTAARRTLPVYKLERLTFDVPRRSDLPAAERGLSEAMAIGAGVDLAKNLGNLPGNYCTPSYLAEVAQGLAKQYKSVKAKVLEQADMEKLGMGALLSVSRGSRQPPKLIVLEYNGGAKGEKPIALVGKGLTFDAGGISIKPAAAMDEMKYDMCGGGSVLGTFKALAELGPAINVIGVVPASENLPDGQALKPGDIVTSMSGLTIEVLNTDAEGRLILCDALSYVEKNYDPEYVVDMATLTGACVVALGQHATGLFSNQPGLARRLLNAGDFIGDRAWELPLWEEYQTQLRSPFADVANVGGRDAGAITAASFLHRFTRKLRWAHLDIAGSAWKSSPKGATGRPVGLLMQFLLDFAAKKEG
- a CDS encoding cytochrome P450, yielding MNIVNRITEKGAAMVPMPLQIKAGHLIYRAKTKAGIYKKFPEFVETPVPDVDTLALEDIDLSNPFLFRQNKWESYFKRLRDECPVHFQKNSLFGPFWSITRYEDIQFVDKHHELFSSAPFIVIGQTPKELSLDMFIAMDPPKHDLQRRAVQEVVAPKNLHEMEGLIRTRAQEVLDNLPLDKPFNWVDEVSVELTARMLATLLDFPYEQRRKLVYWSDLAGSGAETIGGSNDTDELFRGMANMAREFSLLWREKEARAAAGEAPGYDLISLLQSNEDTKDLINKPFEFLGNLILLIVGGNDTTRNSMSGGVYALNQFPDEFAKLKNNPGLIPNMVSEIIRWQTPLAHMRRIATQDVEVNGQLIKKGDKVVMWYASGNRDERVIDEPEKLIIDRKGARNHLSFGFGVHRCMGNRLAELQLRILWEELLARFEKIEVVGEPEYVQSNFVKGYSKMMVKLTAKK
- the lptF gene encoding LPS export ABC transporter permease LptF — its product is MTGGVLNRYLMREGAASWLAVTGVLLAIMLSTRFIRFLSMAAAGELPRQLLLKVVGLSALHYLLILIPVSLLLGVMLALGRLYRDQEISAMTACGVGLGGLYRPFIGLALALAGLTALLSFQIGPWSGRIVDQLVKDSRRLVQFAPFEPGAFKDLGDGRATFYTQSMSGDAGELENIFVRVDDPEYSGVITAHAGEQAIDSESGERKITLTDGQRYVGTPGRADYEIMRFKRFGMRVQPPDVLYVAGKHKLATTSALLASGEPEDLAELHWRISAPIAVLILVLLAVPLSHASPRSGRYGKIVLGILVYLVYSNLLALGQVGIADGKIPSALGLWWVHAIFLALALALIAQRAGWFARRRAS
- the lptG gene encoding LPS export ABC transporter permease LptG, translating into MNRLDRYIIANVLGLTAVTALGLTAIQTFIAFVSEAGELGGDFGFVELGLYIVLLVPSGLLTMLPMIALLGTLLGLGALASQGELVAMRAVGVSVLRLGRATTLAGVLLGMGAFMLGDWVAPAGQRAADTLRDVAKHGVDPNAAAGPVWLRQGNNVIHIRSLLGEDHVADVTAYTLNDDLSLAAVSQIDDGLYQDGRWRLSGIERTEFGDDRTTANSIEHADWTNEDLPPDVLHLFVLEAESLSMGGLVRLIHYMDDNGLDSGGYRLSLWRKLISPISVVVMMLLAIPFVLGPLRDSGAGQRLLIGILFGLGYWIVNEVVASTGQIYGWPPMLSAGLPTALVAVLAVWRMARFR
- a CDS encoding CYTH domain-containing protein, with protein sequence MAIEIERKFLVRGDSWRAQAYRAQPMRQGYLVEPGGRASVRVRVVGEHAHLNIKAAIVGSARAEYEYEIPLADAEPMLASLCIGRVDKVRHYLEHDGRTWEIDVFEGDNAGLVVAEIELEDEEASFTRPAWVGDEVTDDARYYNHALAQTPYTRWP
- a CDS encoding DNA polymerase III subunit chi, whose translation is MTRVDFYVLPETEDIGPVLTACRLCERAAGERLRIYAYVPNPALADDIDAALWTFKQGSFVSHERVEAKGEDMALASVLIGAGDPPSSHHDVLLNLGDEVPAFFSRFQRVLEIVHGDAETRARSRARFKFYRDRGYDLASHKLGARA